In the genome of Streptomyces sp. Tu 3180, the window GGGGCGTCCCCGCGCTGTCCGGCAGTGACGATGACGGCCAGCACGTGCATCGAGGCGGTGACCGCCAGGTGGACCTTGCTGGTCAGGCCACCGCGGGAGCGGCCGAGACCATGGTCGTCGGGCTCGACGCTCACCAGCGATTCCGGCATCGCGGGCACGCAAGCCCCTTTCTTGCGGGCTCCTGCAGCGTGCTGGTGGGCCCGGCAGACGGTGGAGTCGATCGACACCTCCCAATCCAGGATCCCGTCGGCATCGGCGGTAGCGTTCAACGCTGCCAGGATCCGGGCCCAGGCGCCGTCTCGCTGCCAGCGGCGAAAGACTGCGTACGCCGTCGCCCACGGTCCGTACCGCTCGGGGATGTCCCGCAACGGCGAGCCGGTCCTGGACCGCCACCAGATCGCGTTGAACACCTGGCGGCGCCCCCTGGGCGGGCGTCCCCTCGACGGTAGCGGCGGTAGCAGCGGCTCCAGACGCCCCCACTGCTGGTCTGTCAGGTCTCCACGGCTCACCGGGTGATGATGCACCGGGGGTGATCAGCGCTCCGAACTGGCTCTCGCATCTCCCGCTGCCGTCAGGCGGGTTGCGCGGGTTCGGCCCCCAGAGCTCGGATCGCAAGATCAATTGCGGTGGTCAGGCGCCCCAGGTCGTGACCGGCGCGCTCCCGCACCCGCAGGCCGAGTACTGTCGTGAACAGCGACTCCACGGCTCCGTCGATGTCGAAATCGGTGGACAGTTCGCCTCGCTCCCGCCCCTCGGCCAGTACCGCA includes:
- a CDS encoding IS5 family transposase; the encoded protein is MSRGDLTDQQWGRLEPLLPPLPSRGRPPRGRRQVFNAIWWRSRTGSPLRDIPERYGPWATAYAVFRRWQRDGAWARILAALNATADADGILDWEVSIDSTVCRAHQHAAGARKKGACVPAMPESLVSVEPDDHGLGRSRGGLTSKVHLAVTASMHVLAVIVTAGQRGDAPQFPPLMQRIRVDRPAGGRPRTRPDHVLADRASSSRAIRSDLRRRGIAHTIPEKQGQAGHRLRRGSAGGRPPGFDAERYKARHEVECRIGLLKQARGVATRHDKLACRYEATIQVTLIRQYL